One genomic region from Spirosoma sp. KCTC 42546 encodes:
- a CDS encoding acetyl-CoA C-acyltransferase, producing MDAYIVAGYRTAVGKAPRGGLRFTRPDDMAAEVIKHLLSQVPNLDPARVEDLIVGNAVPEAEQGMQIARYIALLSLPNSVPGMTINRYCGSGLEAIAIASAKIHAGLADCIIAGGTESMSLVPVMGWKTALNYEIAKEHPDYYIGMGLTAEQVAQQFKISRDAQDEFALESHQKALAAQKEGKFTDEIVPIKVSETYFDAESNKKKTREWTVTQDEGPRKDTSAEGLAKLKPVFAAGGSVTAGNSSQTSDGAAFVVVMSERLVNELNLKPVARMVSYATAGVEPKIMGIGPVAAIPIALKKSGLKQDDIDLIELNEAFAAQSLAVIQELGLDRSKINPNGGAIALGHALGSTGARLSVQLLNEMRRRDQKYGMVSACVGGGQGVAGIFERLN from the coding sequence ATGGACGCATACATTGTAGCCGGATACCGTACTGCAGTGGGAAAAGCCCCACGTGGAGGTCTCCGTTTCACCCGCCCCGACGATATGGCGGCTGAAGTAATCAAGCATTTATTAAGCCAGGTACCTAACCTCGATCCGGCTCGTGTTGAAGATCTAATTGTAGGGAATGCAGTTCCCGAAGCCGAACAAGGCATGCAGATTGCCCGGTATATTGCGTTGCTCTCCTTGCCGAATAGCGTACCGGGTATGACCATAAATCGGTATTGTGGTTCAGGGTTGGAAGCAATTGCGATTGCATCGGCCAAAATCCACGCTGGACTAGCCGACTGTATCATTGCCGGAGGCACCGAATCAATGTCGCTGGTACCCGTAATGGGCTGGAAAACGGCACTGAATTACGAAATCGCCAAAGAACACCCAGACTATTATATCGGTATGGGTCTTACGGCTGAACAAGTTGCTCAACAGTTCAAAATCAGCCGTGATGCGCAGGATGAATTTGCCCTGGAATCACATCAGAAAGCATTAGCAGCCCAGAAGGAAGGAAAATTCACCGACGAAATTGTGCCCATCAAGGTAAGCGAAACTTACTTCGACGCAGAAAGTAACAAAAAGAAAACCCGTGAATGGACCGTCACGCAAGATGAAGGCCCACGTAAAGACACCAGCGCCGAAGGTCTGGCTAAGCTAAAGCCTGTGTTTGCGGCTGGTGGCTCAGTAACTGCCGGTAATTCGTCGCAAACATCAGACGGAGCCGCTTTTGTGGTTGTCATGTCGGAGCGGTTAGTCAATGAACTGAATTTAAAGCCGGTTGCTCGCATGGTTTCTTACGCTACAGCAGGTGTTGAACCTAAAATTATGGGAATTGGGCCTGTTGCCGCCATTCCTATTGCGCTCAAAAAGTCGGGCTTAAAGCAAGACGATATTGATTTAATTGAGCTAAACGAAGCCTTTGCGGCTCAGTCGCTGGCAGTTATTCAGGAATTAGGCCTTGACCGCAGCAAGATTAATCCGAATGGTGGAGCAATTGCTTTAGGCCATGCGCTCGGCTCAACGGGTGCTCGGTTATCAGTGCAATTGTTAAACGAAATGCGTCGTCGTGACCAAAAATATGGAATGGTGTCTGCCTGTGTAGGCGGTGGCCAGGGCGTTGCCGGGATTTTTGAACGGCTTAATTAA
- a CDS encoding 2Fe-2S iron-sulfur cluster-binding protein → MEDVKPQLLKVTIDGIEVEVEPGTTILQAARKIGPAVAPPAMCYYQPLKGSGGKCRACLVRVAAGSAKDPRPMPKLVASCLTAVQDGMIVENETSPQVIDARNGVVEFLLLNHPLDCPVCDQAGECDLQNFAFDHGKSTTRYEEDRRTFEKKDIGPYIQLHMTRCILCYRCVYTADQITNKRVHGVLGRGDASEIGTYIEKAIDNDFSGNVIDVCPVGALTDKTYRFKNRVWFSKPVDAHRDCPTCSGKVTLWYRGEDVIRVTARKNEWSEVLEFICNTCRFDMKKTSDWTIEGPTKISRSSVISANKYRADTIKPSFGQRLAAAEYKSIHDERDTSQLGIKQLAPERFAKVLPSALDPEP, encoded by the coding sequence ATGGAAGACGTAAAGCCGCAATTACTTAAAGTCACGATTGACGGAATTGAAGTTGAAGTCGAGCCGGGTACAACCATTTTGCAGGCCGCTCGTAAAATTGGACCAGCAGTTGCTCCTCCGGCTATGTGTTACTATCAGCCACTAAAAGGTAGTGGCGGTAAATGCCGGGCTTGTTTGGTGCGTGTTGCAGCGGGGTCAGCTAAAGATCCTCGCCCGATGCCCAAACTGGTGGCTTCCTGTCTGACAGCTGTGCAGGATGGTATGATTGTCGAAAACGAAACCAGCCCACAGGTTATTGACGCCCGAAATGGTGTAGTTGAGTTCTTGTTGCTCAATCACCCGCTCGATTGCCCCGTTTGTGATCAGGCTGGCGAGTGCGATCTCCAGAACTTTGCGTTTGACCACGGCAAATCCACAACTCGTTACGAAGAAGACCGTCGGACGTTCGAGAAGAAGGACATTGGTCCCTATATTCAGTTGCACATGACGCGTTGCATTCTGTGCTATCGTTGTGTGTACACGGCTGATCAAATCACCAACAAGCGCGTTCACGGTGTATTGGGCCGGGGTGATGCCTCTGAAATTGGTACCTACATCGAAAAAGCGATTGACAATGATTTCTCGGGCAACGTCATTGACGTATGCCCGGTTGGTGCATTGACGGATAAAACCTATCGGTTCAAAAATCGGGTGTGGTTTTCTAAACCCGTTGACGCACATCGTGATTGCCCAACCTGCTCGGGGAAAGTTACACTTTGGTACCGGGGCGAAGATGTAATTCGGGTAACGGCCCGTAAGAATGAGTGGAGCGAAGTACTGGAGTTCATCTGCAATACCTGCCGGTTTGACATGAAGAAAACTAGTGATTGGACAATTGAAGGCCCAACGAAGATCTCCCGGAGTTCGGTTATTTCGGCTAACAAATATCGGGCTGATACCATAAAACCAAGCTTTGGCCAACGTTTAGCCGCTGCCGAATATAAGTCTATTCATGATGAGCGGGATACGTCGCAATTGGGTATTAAACAATTAGCCCCAGAACGTTTTGCGAAGGTATTGCCATCAGCTTTGGACCCAGAACCTTGA
- a CDS encoding PHB depolymerase family esterase, translating to MVRFLLLICVLGLSIASAQKPLLTDSILVEGHYRTFHFIKPAKANSSLIFILHGSGGNGEGARKGAEKLEEKSDSENLLLVYPDGYKRYWNECRKTANSVANKEDINENAFFGEMINYFTKKYQINTKQVFAVGTSGGGHMAYKLALTMPEKFRAITALIANLPDTNNLDCPEKRIAVPVMIVNGTADQTNPYEGGEVITGTISMGLVRSTERTFHYWADLAGYKKQPLKELLPDTDPNDHKTIERYTYKEKGKPEVTLLKVIGGKHDYPNDINVYLEAWDFFKRQLTQP from the coding sequence ATGGTAAGATTCTTACTGCTTATATGTGTTCTTGGCCTGAGCATTGCATCGGCACAAAAGCCATTATTAACTGACTCCATTCTAGTGGAAGGGCATTATCGAACCTTTCATTTTATAAAACCAGCGAAAGCAAATTCATCATTAATTTTCATTTTGCACGGTTCGGGAGGAAATGGAGAAGGAGCCCGAAAAGGTGCGGAAAAGCTGGAAGAAAAATCAGACAGTGAAAATTTGTTGCTGGTTTACCCAGATGGCTATAAGCGCTATTGGAATGAATGTCGTAAAACGGCAAACTCGGTAGCCAATAAAGAGGACATCAATGAAAATGCTTTTTTTGGCGAAATGATCAACTATTTCACCAAAAAGTACCAAATCAATACAAAGCAGGTTTTCGCGGTGGGTACATCCGGCGGTGGACATATGGCCTATAAACTCGCATTGACAATGCCCGAAAAATTTCGGGCGATAACTGCCCTGATTGCTAATCTTCCGGATACGAACAACCTGGATTGCCCCGAAAAAAGAATTGCGGTCCCGGTCATGATTGTGAATGGTACGGCCGATCAGACAAATCCCTATGAAGGCGGGGAAGTTATAACTGGCACAATTAGTATGGGACTTGTTCGGTCAACCGAGCGCACATTCCATTATTGGGCAGATTTGGCAGGCTACAAAAAACAGCCGCTCAAAGAATTATTACCCGATACCGATCCGAATGATCACAAAACTATTGAGCGGTATACCTACAAAGAGAAAGGCAAACCAGAGGTTACGTTATTAAAAGTAATTGGAGGTAAACACGACTATCCGAACGACATTAATGTCTACCTCGAAGCCTGGGATTTCTTCAAAAGGCAGCTAACTCAACCCTGA
- the nuoF gene encoding NADH-quinone oxidoreductase subunit NuoF — translation MATKILTEHINVPGIETFDVYRKQGGYTAVEKAIKTMTPESIVEEVKKAGVRGRGGAGFPMGMKWSFLAKPEGVPRYLVCNADESEPGTFKDHYLMKNIPHLLIEGMIISSFALGANKSFIYVRGELMYVIHILEKAIAEAKAKGFLGKNILGSGYDLELVVQPGGGAYICGEETALLESLEGKRGNPRNKPPFPAVKGLYQSPTVVNNVESIATTAWIVNNGGEAYAGIGIGRSTGTKLISASGHINKPGVYEIELGVPVEDFIYADEWCGGIRPGHKFKALVAGGSSVPILPANLALTLANGEKRLMSYESLSDGGFATGTMLGSGGFILFDETSCIVRNTWNFSRFYHHESCGQCSPCREGTGWMEKVLHRIEYGHGHQQDIDLLVDVAKKIEGNTICPLGDAAAWPVASAIRHFRDEFQWHIDHPSEATQPGAVYRGEMALV, via the coding sequence ATGGCTACCAAAATTTTAACTGAACATATCAACGTTCCCGGCATTGAAACCTTCGATGTATACCGGAAGCAAGGCGGCTATACCGCTGTTGAGAAGGCAATAAAGACAATGACTCCCGAGTCTATTGTCGAAGAAGTAAAAAAAGCGGGGGTGCGCGGCCGGGGTGGCGCGGGCTTCCCGATGGGTATGAAGTGGAGCTTTCTGGCTAAGCCAGAGGGTGTTCCCCGTTACCTGGTCTGTAATGCTGATGAATCGGAACCCGGTACATTTAAGGACCACTATCTGATGAAGAACATTCCCCACTTACTTATTGAGGGAATGATTATTTCATCGTTCGCATTAGGTGCCAACAAGTCGTTCATCTATGTGCGGGGTGAGTTAATGTATGTGATTCATATCCTTGAAAAAGCCATTGCTGAAGCAAAAGCAAAAGGATTTCTGGGTAAGAATATTCTGGGCTCTGGTTACGACCTTGAGCTGGTCGTACAACCAGGTGGAGGAGCTTATATCTGTGGCGAAGAAACCGCTCTGCTCGAATCATTAGAAGGTAAACGCGGCAATCCACGGAACAAACCGCCGTTCCCAGCCGTAAAAGGCTTATATCAAAGTCCAACAGTTGTTAACAATGTTGAATCCATTGCCACAACAGCCTGGATAGTGAATAATGGCGGAGAGGCTTACGCCGGTATCGGTATCGGGCGTAGCACGGGTACGAAGTTAATTTCAGCTTCAGGCCACATCAATAAACCCGGTGTGTATGAAATTGAACTCGGCGTTCCAGTTGAAGACTTTATTTATGCCGATGAGTGGTGCGGAGGTATTCGTCCGGGCCATAAGTTCAAGGCACTGGTAGCGGGAGGATCATCAGTGCCCATTTTACCAGCTAACTTAGCGTTGACACTGGCTAATGGCGAAAAGCGTTTGATGTCTTACGAGTCACTTTCGGATGGTGGTTTCGCAACAGGCACTATGCTTGGCTCGGGTGGTTTTATACTTTTCGATGAAACATCCTGCATTGTTCGGAACACCTGGAACTTCTCACGCTTCTACCATCACGAATCCTGTGGACAATGTAGTCCCTGCCGTGAAGGAACGGGCTGGATGGAGAAAGTTCTGCATCGTATTGAATACGGTCACGGCCATCAGCAGGATATTGATCTGCTAGTTGACGTAGCCAAAAAGATCGAAGGAAATACAATTTGCCCGCTCGGCGACGCAGCGGCCTGGCCCGTTGCCAGTGCAATTCGGCACTTCCGGGATGAGTTCCAATGGCACATCGACCACCCGTCCGAAGCAACTCAACCGGGTGCGGTCTATCGGGGAGAAATGGCATTGGTATAA
- a CDS encoding helix-turn-helix transcriptional regulator has protein sequence MKQYQHPTVDQISLTCVLHALSDPVRLNYVQCLAKLTSEQPCGAIPTPVAKSTMSHHLRVLREAGIIHIRTEGTQSMTSLRLHDLEEKFPGVLDSVLKAANNTTSVEEA, from the coding sequence ATGAAACAGTACCAGCACCCCACCGTTGACCAGATTAGCTTAACCTGTGTGTTACATGCGTTGAGTGATCCGGTTCGGTTAAATTATGTACAGTGTCTGGCTAAACTTACGAGTGAGCAGCCCTGTGGGGCCATCCCGACGCCCGTAGCCAAATCGACGATGTCACATCATCTGCGTGTGTTGCGCGAGGCTGGAATTATTCATATCCGAACAGAAGGAACTCAAAGTATGACTTCGCTACGTTTGCACGATCTGGAAGAAAAATTTCCCGGCGTTTTAGATTCCGTTCTGAAGGCGGCAAATAATACCACTTCTGTAGAAGAAGCGTAG
- a CDS encoding SDR family NAD(P)-dependent oxidoreductase gives MTTNSKIALVTGGSRGLGKDMALSLAQKGIDVILTYNSQQDEALAVVAEIEKTGQKAAALQLNTGDTKSFDAFFSQLTAVLKDTFATDHFDFLINNAGIGIRASFAETTEEQFDLLMNIHFKGVFFLTQKALPLINDGGRIINLSTGLARFTSPGYAAYASMKGGIETLTKYMANELGSRGIAVNIVAPGAIETDFGGGVVRDNPHVNQHLASITALGRVGRPDDIGGVVAFLCTDDAKWINAQRIEVSGGMNL, from the coding sequence ATGACAACCAACAGTAAAATCGCCTTGGTCACTGGCGGAAGCCGTGGCCTGGGTAAAGACATGGCGCTTAGCCTTGCCCAAAAAGGTATCGACGTAATTCTGACCTATAACAGTCAACAAGACGAAGCCCTGGCTGTAGTCGCTGAAATTGAAAAAACAGGCCAGAAGGCGGCAGCGCTACAACTTAACACGGGTGATACAAAAAGTTTTGATGCGTTTTTCAGTCAGCTCACCGCCGTTCTGAAAGACACGTTTGCTACCGACCATTTTGATTTTTTAATCAACAACGCAGGTATAGGAATTCGGGCTTCATTTGCCGAAACGACCGAAGAGCAGTTTGACTTGCTGATGAACATCCATTTCAAAGGCGTATTCTTTTTGACTCAAAAAGCACTGCCGCTTATTAATGATGGTGGCCGAATTATCAACCTGTCTACAGGCCTGGCCCGTTTTACATCACCCGGCTATGCCGCCTACGCATCTATGAAAGGCGGAATTGAAACATTGACTAAGTATATGGCCAATGAACTAGGTTCGCGGGGTATTGCGGTTAATATCGTAGCGCCGGGTGCCATTGAAACGGATTTTGGCGGTGGTGTTGTTCGAGATAATCCGCACGTAAATCAGCATCTTGCCAGTATAACGGCTTTAGGTCGGGTTGGCCGTCCTGATGATATCGGTGGGGTTGTGGCTTTCTTATGTACCGACGATGCAAAATGGATAAATGCCCAGCGTATTGAAGTGTCGGGCGGTATGAACCTATAG
- the nuoH gene encoding NADH-quinone oxidoreductase subunit NuoH has protein sequence MDLTILLVKGIIILAIFAITLGIAAYSTYAERKVAAFLQDRIGPNRAGPFGLLQPLADAGKMFFKEDFIPAQASKWLFILGPCLAMLTALMSSAVIPFGDTIKFGNYAIPVQAIEINIGVLYIFGVVSLGVYGVMVGGWASNNKFSLLGAIRAASQNISYEIALGLSLIAILMMSGSLSLKAIIDEQATFFEWNIFTQPLGFIIFLTCSFAECNRTPFDLPECETELVGGYHTEYSSMKLGFYLFAEYINMFVSSAFISALYFGGFHYPFMNEVGQALEKSLGTITGHNVATALGVIVYFGKIFFFIFFYMWVRWTLPRFRYDQLMNLGWKTFIPLAILNVVLTGAGLLYNFKYATWLIAIVMIVLAVTSTARAPKRDIIPQQS, from the coding sequence ATGGACTTAACCATATTACTCGTTAAAGGAATCATTATCCTTGCGATTTTCGCGATAACGCTCGGCATTGCTGCGTACTCTACGTATGCTGAGCGCAAGGTGGCAGCCTTTTTACAGGATCGTATCGGCCCAAACCGAGCGGGTCCGTTTGGGCTTTTACAACCCCTTGCCGACGCGGGAAAAATGTTTTTCAAAGAAGACTTTATTCCAGCTCAGGCCAGCAAGTGGCTGTTTATTCTTGGTCCCTGCTTAGCCATGCTAACGGCTTTGATGTCGAGTGCAGTCATTCCTTTTGGCGACACCATCAAATTTGGCAACTATGCCATTCCGGTACAGGCTATTGAAATTAACATTGGCGTGCTGTATATCTTCGGCGTCGTTTCGTTGGGCGTCTACGGCGTTATGGTGGGTGGTTGGGCATCAAATAACAAATTCTCGTTGTTAGGTGCTATTCGGGCTGCTTCGCAAAATATCAGCTATGAAATTGCGCTGGGCCTATCGCTTATTGCCATTTTGATGATGAGCGGCTCCTTGTCGCTAAAGGCGATAATTGATGAGCAGGCTACATTTTTTGAGTGGAATATTTTCACCCAGCCCTTAGGCTTTATTATTTTCCTGACCTGCTCCTTTGCCGAATGTAACCGTACCCCCTTCGATTTGCCTGAGTGCGAAACGGAACTCGTTGGTGGTTATCATACCGAATACAGTTCAATGAAACTGGGCTTCTATTTATTCGCCGAATACATCAATATGTTTGTTTCCTCGGCGTTTATTTCGGCGCTATATTTTGGCGGTTTCCACTACCCATTCATGAATGAAGTGGGGCAGGCGCTTGAAAAATCGCTAGGCACCATAACAGGACATAATGTGGCAACTGCCCTTGGTGTTATTGTTTATTTCGGTAAGATCTTCTTTTTCATTTTCTTTTACATGTGGGTTCGCTGGACGCTTCCTCGTTTCCGGTACGACCAACTTATGAATTTGGGCTGGAAAACATTTATCCCGCTGGCGATCCTTAATGTTGTACTAACCGGCGCAGGCTTACTGTACAATTTCAAATATGCAACCTGGCTAATTGCCATTGTGATGATTGTATTGGCTGTAACCTCAACGGCTCGTGCACCAAAACGAGATATTATTCCTCAGCAGTCATAA
- a CDS encoding AraC family transcriptional regulator produces METISLDEFYKQITPSEEGGLSSLLPEGINKEIGHFNVFSIADLTARSKGKSFMPYNRRAYYKISLIRGRNRAEYADKVIDIEKNALLFATPKVPYHYLPQDMDQAGYFCVFTDEFLVQAKSGVVADELPIFQPGGYPIFQLSDEETEEIEFIFKKIHKELGSNYAYKYDLIRNYVLELIHYGQKLQPATSLYPTHTASARVSSLFIELLERQFPIESPHQKLSLRTAKDYAERLAIHVNHLNKVLKENTGKTTTDIISSRIVQEAKILLKQTNWNISEIAYSLGFEEVAHFSNFFRKQTSLSPVAFRA; encoded by the coding sequence ATGGAAACTATTTCACTCGACGAGTTCTATAAACAAATTACTCCGTCCGAAGAGGGAGGCTTGAGTTCTCTGTTACCTGAGGGAATAAACAAGGAGATCGGCCATTTCAATGTATTTAGTATAGCTGATCTGACTGCCAGAAGCAAGGGCAAGTCGTTCATGCCCTATAACCGAAGAGCCTACTATAAAATAAGTTTGATTCGCGGACGAAACAGGGCTGAGTATGCAGATAAGGTGATCGACATTGAGAAAAATGCACTCCTGTTCGCAACTCCTAAAGTGCCTTATCATTACTTGCCGCAGGATATGGACCAGGCGGGATATTTCTGTGTGTTTACCGATGAATTTTTAGTACAGGCAAAAAGCGGTGTTGTGGCCGATGAACTGCCTATTTTTCAGCCCGGCGGCTATCCGATCTTCCAGCTTTCTGACGAAGAAACGGAAGAAATAGAATTTATTTTCAAAAAGATACACAAGGAGTTAGGCTCGAACTACGCCTATAAATATGACCTAATCCGTAATTATGTGCTTGAACTGATTCACTACGGACAAAAATTACAGCCTGCCACATCCTTATATCCTACCCATACGGCTTCGGCTCGCGTTTCCTCATTATTTATTGAACTGCTAGAGCGGCAATTCCCGATTGAATCGCCCCACCAAAAGCTCAGCTTGCGTACCGCCAAAGACTACGCGGAGAGGTTGGCAATTCACGTCAATCACCTCAATAAAGTCTTAAAGGAAAACACTGGTAAAACCACTACCGATATTATCAGCAGCCGGATTGTGCAGGAGGCTAAAATCCTCTTGAAACAAACCAATTGGAACATTTCCGAAATCGCTTACAGCCTGGGCTTTGAAGAGGTGGCCCATTTCTCCAATTTTTTCCGTAAACAGACGTCACTTTCACCTGTGGCCTTCCGTGCGTAA
- a CDS encoding NADH-quinone oxidoreductase subunit I, producing MQLTNRSKQVSNKEMTLAEKMYLPAVIGGLAITIRHFFRKKPTIQYPEVKKYLGPIYRGHHILKRDEQGRERCTACGLCAVACPAEAISMVAAERKKGEESLYREEKYAAVYEINMLRCIFCGLCEEACPKQAVYLRHDQMVPVFQERDEVIYGKDKLVEKMDDRYIRANNSEVKTTPTEPSLTRAAT from the coding sequence ATGCAACTAACAAATCGCTCTAAACAGGTCAGTAACAAGGAAATGACCCTGGCGGAGAAGATGTACTTACCTGCGGTTATTGGCGGGTTAGCCATCACTATTCGCCACTTTTTCCGGAAGAAGCCGACTATTCAATACCCAGAAGTAAAAAAATATCTTGGCCCTATCTATCGGGGGCATCATATTTTGAAACGAGATGAGCAAGGTCGCGAACGTTGCACAGCTTGTGGCTTGTGTGCGGTTGCCTGCCCGGCAGAAGCGATTTCGATGGTGGCGGCCGAGCGCAAAAAAGGCGAAGAAAGCTTATATCGAGAAGAGAAATATGCAGCTGTGTATGAGATCAATATGCTTCGCTGCATCTTCTGCGGATTGTGCGAAGAAGCTTGTCCCAAACAGGCTGTTTATTTACGCCACGACCAAATGGTCCCCGTTTTTCAGGAACGTGACGAGGTTATTTATGGCAAAGATAAACTGGTTGAGAAGATGGACGACCGGTATATCCGGGCTAATAACTCCGAAGTAAAGACGACGCCAACCGAACCTAGCCTAACACGAGCCGCGACCTAA
- a CDS encoding NADH-quinone oxidoreductase subunit J, whose protein sequence is MTETFNFFKTLTPTGYLFLLLTVITLFSAIGVVTARNPIYSVLALIATFFCLSGHYILLNAQFLAAVNIIVYAGAIMVLFLFTIMFLNLRKEDEESKTNLTKMISVVVGGVLMVMLITIFRAKSAQVPTVNSATFSSKTGLVENLGQLLYSDYILPFELASILFIIAMVGAVMLGKREAGDRHF, encoded by the coding sequence ATGACTGAGACATTTAATTTTTTTAAAACACTAACGCCCACCGGCTACCTATTCCTACTCCTGACAGTCATCACCCTGTTCAGTGCCATTGGTGTTGTAACCGCAAGAAACCCTATTTATAGCGTTCTAGCCCTCATTGCTACGTTCTTCTGCTTGTCTGGTCATTACATATTATTGAACGCTCAGTTCTTGGCTGCGGTCAATATTATCGTTTATGCTGGGGCTATTATGGTCTTGTTTCTGTTCACCATCATGTTCCTGAATTTACGGAAAGAGGATGAAGAGTCGAAGACTAACCTGACAAAGATGATATCTGTAGTGGTTGGTGGTGTGTTAATGGTGATGCTCATCACTATTTTCCGGGCTAAAAGTGCTCAGGTGCCAACCGTTAATTCAGCAACGTTTAGCTCTAAAACAGGGTTGGTTGAGAACTTGGGCCAGTTACTTTACAGCGACTATATTTTGCCCTTTGAATTAGCGTCAATCCTCTTCATCATTGCTATGGTCGGTGCAGTTATGCTCGGTAAGCGCGAAGCAGGCGACCGGCATTTCTGA
- a CDS encoding LysM peptidoglycan-binding domain-containing protein, whose amino-acid sequence MPDVPSDIKLAGVPIHLTQQSKSLIQQEMQLLYAYPTNIHNDISALQQLTPILKPLLNKANLPDDFRFVLLPFADVDSLGFWGLSQAQARNLRLRIDSYVDERYHVGISTEAVLNHLSRLQETQKNYVLTLLNYLQENTDLRVSQSIDPAYILLGPKSPPLIWKIIARKLVFEQESLTYRPTVNYILYTYPNGEGQTLHTIAQRLQIADDRIRPFNKWLKTAYIPTNKEYSVLVQVTPAEFSNVQTLASSEPKNEGLYPLASAFPVLVKSTGKLDKLRSAAVFYEINDRHGVQAQNCDNAITLAFYGDISVDKFLTFNDLNAEHDVIRPGEVYYLQPKAKRAKIPFHVVQRNQTLLEISNRYGVRLESILKYNRMAAIQRLQPGRIMWLQSKRPDNRPVEYIQLAPEEPTIARTELVLSVQDSLQDQPDESTSLPKSGIENDSLVIAKDSLHSAVVEDDTLTLRDTAPIDIPRAIKWHTVVPGQTYYAISRLYGVTVNQLYNWNKLSERIPLRVGQKLIVGMSDKQRLVVSRPIYKRKTVQVTQPTPPKRNAIFYTVRAGQTLYRIALQNNVMVKDLIRWNDLKSYVIEVGQILLIWK is encoded by the coding sequence TTGCCAGACGTTCCTTCTGATATTAAGTTGGCGGGGGTGCCCATTCATTTGACCCAACAGAGTAAGTCCCTGATTCAGCAGGAAATGCAACTTTTGTATGCGTACCCAACTAATATTCACAACGATATTAGTGCATTACAGCAGTTGACTCCCATCCTGAAACCACTGTTGAACAAGGCCAATCTGCCCGATGATTTTCGCTTTGTACTCTTGCCTTTTGCCGATGTAGATTCACTTGGGTTCTGGGGTTTGTCGCAGGCTCAGGCACGAAATCTTCGTCTTCGTATAGATAGTTATGTTGATGAACGATATCATGTAGGGATAAGTACAGAAGCTGTGCTCAATCATTTGTCTCGCTTGCAGGAAACACAGAAAAATTACGTGTTGACCTTGCTAAACTATCTTCAGGAGAATACAGATCTACGCGTTTCTCAATCAATTGATCCAGCGTATATTTTGCTTGGTCCCAAAAGTCCACCACTAATCTGGAAGATTATAGCCCGCAAGCTGGTTTTTGAACAGGAGTCGTTAACCTATCGCCCAACAGTTAACTATATCCTTTATACCTATCCCAATGGTGAGGGCCAAACGCTTCATACAATTGCCCAGCGTTTACAAATCGCCGACGACCGGATAAGGCCTTTCAATAAGTGGCTGAAAACGGCTTATATTCCAACCAATAAGGAGTACTCTGTACTTGTTCAGGTAACACCCGCCGAATTTTCGAATGTACAGACATTGGCTAGCTCGGAGCCCAAAAATGAGGGCTTATATCCACTAGCTAGCGCTTTTCCTGTGTTAGTTAAATCAACAGGTAAACTGGATAAGCTACGGTCGGCCGCCGTTTTTTACGAGATTAATGACCGCCATGGTGTACAGGCCCAGAATTGTGATAATGCAATTACGTTGGCATTTTACGGGGATATTTCGGTTGATAAATTCCTTACATTCAATGACCTCAATGCGGAGCATGACGTTATCCGACCTGGCGAGGTTTATTATCTCCAACCCAAAGCTAAGCGTGCTAAAATCCCGTTTCACGTTGTACAGAGAAATCAGACTTTATTAGAGATATCAAATAGATATGGTGTTCGGTTAGAATCAATCCTGAAGTACAATCGTATGGCAGCTATTCAGAGACTACAACCGGGGCGAATCATGTGGTTGCAATCGAAACGTCCAGACAACCGGCCTGTAGAGTACATCCAATTAGCTCCCGAGGAGCCTACCATAGCCAGAACCGAACTCGTATTATCTGTTCAGGATTCATTACAGGATCAGCCTGACGAGAGCACTAGTTTACCAAAGTCCGGTATAGAAAATGATAGTCTGGTAATAGCAAAAGATAGCCTGCATTCAGCAGTAGTGGAGGATGATACACTTACCCTACGCGATACGGCACCGATTGACATTCCACGAGCCATAAAATGGCATACGGTTGTACCCGGTCAGACGTATTATGCGATTTCCCGTTTATATGGGGTTACAGTTAACCAACTCTACAACTGGAATAAACTGTCGGAACGTATTCCACTTCGGGTGGGCCAAAAGCTAATAGTCGGTATGAGTGACAAACAACGTCTAGTTGTTAGCAGACCAATTTATAAGCGAAAAACAGTTCAGGTTACTCAGCCTACACCACCGAAACGAAATGCGATTTTTTACACGGTTCGTGCTGGACAAACACTCTATCGGATTGCGCTCCAGAACAACGTAATGGTTAAGGATTTGATACGCTGGAATGATCTGAAAAGCTATGTGATTGAAGTTGGCCAGATCTTGCTGATTTGGAAATAA